The Fragaria vesca subsp. vesca linkage group LG2, FraVesHawaii_1.0, whole genome shotgun sequence genome includes a window with the following:
- the LOC101295591 gene encoding 60S ribosomal protein L38-like has protein sequence MSKQIHEIKDFLLTARRKDECSVKIKKTKDAVRFKVRCSKYLYTLCVFDTDKADKLKQSLPLGLTVQDL, from the coding sequence ATGTCGAAGCAAATCCATGAGATCAAGGATTTCCTCCTGACTGCAAGAAGGAAGGATGAATGTTCTGTGAAAATCAAGAAGACGAAAGACGCAGTTAGGTTCAAGGTTCGATGCTCCAAGTACCTTTACACACTTTGTGTGTTTGATACTGATAAGGCTGATAAGTTGAAGCAATCCCTTCCTCTAGGTTTGACTGTTCAGGATCTTTGA